One genomic segment of Mycolicibacterium psychrotolerans includes these proteins:
- a CDS encoding carboxymuconolactone decarboxylase family protein → MDDHSHHEVLADLRPQHRALRQMIPDVYKGFAEISEAALVDGALSRKTKELMAMTIGVVHGCDGCIASHAQSAARAGATREEAAEAIGVTIMMHGGPATIYGARAYTAFCEFAGE, encoded by the coding sequence ATGGACGACCACTCCCACCACGAGGTACTGGCTGATCTGCGACCGCAGCATCGCGCGCTGCGGCAGATGATTCCCGACGTCTACAAGGGATTCGCCGAGATCAGTGAGGCGGCGCTTGTCGACGGCGCGTTGAGCCGGAAGACCAAGGAGCTGATGGCGATGACGATCGGGGTCGTGCACGGTTGCGACGGGTGTATCGCCTCGCACGCCCAGTCGGCGGCGCGCGCCGGTGCCACCAGAGAGGAGGCCGCCGAGGCCATCGGCGTGACGATCATGATGCACGGCGGCCCGGCGACGATCTACGGCGCGCGGGCGTACACGGCGTTCTGCGAGTTCGCCGGAGAGTGA